Sequence from the Leptospira johnsonii genome:
GAACAAGAATTTACCTACTACAATCTCCAAATCGGAAATAGGGGCAGTAAATAGGAACTCCAACGTTCCTCTGTTTTTTTCTTCCGTGATAGAACCCATTGCTACGATCAACATCGCGATCAGCATCGTGCTCATGAAAGAGATAAAAGTGATGATGGTTGTTTCGGTATAATTTGTTCCCGAGTTAAAATTCAAGATCAGCACGAATAATGAATTTAAGAACGCCGTGCCACCTAGAACCAAAGGAGCCAAATAGGTACCGAAAAATACCCTGACTTCTTTTAAGAAGATCCATTTAATATTTCGAAACATGAATTAAACCTTGTTCATAAAGATTTGTTCTAAGGTCACATCCTGCTTACGAATGAATTCAGGCAGGATGCCAGAGGAAGAAATTCCAGAATATAATTCTTCTTTAAACTTCCTTTCGGAGGAAGTATTGATCAGAAAAGTTGAACCCACCGAATCTTCTCCTACGAATTTTAAGGTCGCACCTGACTTACTTGCGATCCCATTCAAATAGGATTCGGTTTCCGATCTGGATTTTCCGGATAAGGTCACTTCGAGACCGGAAAGATTTTCCATTTCTCTTTCCAATTCCTGGCGATCACACTGATACACCAATCTTCCTTTATGCAAGAACAGGAATCGATTACAAGTTTTGTAAACTTCCGGAAGGATATGACTGGAAAGAAGAATGGTATGTTTTTCCTTCAGACCATGAATTAAATTACGAATTTCTACTATTTGTTTTGGGTCCAAGCCGGAGATAGGCTCATCCATAATAATAATTTCAGGATTCCCTAAAATAGCCTGAGCGATTCCTACTCTTTTTCTGAATCCAAGAGAGAGAGTTTCGATGACTTTTTCCTTCACTTGGTTTAGATCCGTAAGACCTAAAACTCTATTCAGTTCGGAAGAAAGATCTTCTTCCGAGATCTGTTTGATCCGAGCGGCAAAAGTGAGATACTCTATTACAGTCAATTCCGGATAAAGAGGAGGAGTTTCCGGAAGATATCCGATCTTCCTCTTTACATCCAAAGGATGTTCGAATGTATTGAGTCCGTTCAACTCGCATAATCCGTCGGTTGCCATCAGGTAACCCGTGAGTATCCGGATCGTGGTTGTTTTTCCAGCACCGTTAAGGCCAAGCAAGCCTACAATTTCTCCCTCTTTGAGTTCGAAATTCAGACGATCAATGGCTAATTTCTCTCCGTAAAATTTGGAAAGGTTCCTTACTTTTATCATATTGTTTTCTGTCCGGTCCTACCGGAGATTGGAAGATATTTCTAATTAGAAGGGTTTCGGAAAGAATAACCTCATGCGGACCCGACTAGGTCAATCATTTTCCCGGAGAAGGACGGAACCATAAGATTTCGAGAGGTTTCAAAAGAATAATCAGATGTTTAATGGAACGGTCGTTCTTTACGAACGCCATTTAGCGCGAAAAAGCTCGTTAAAAAAGAATTGCGAACCCAAGGCTGAAAAGAAAAGCATCTTCTAACGACTTATAACAAGGCATTGTATGGCAGTAGCAAACTTTTTGAACGAAGCAAAGTCTCAAGGCAATAAACTATTTTTGCAATTCGGAGGCCAGGGTTCTCCTTGGTTGAAGGAACTTTCTAAACTTTACGAAACAGATCCTTCTTTAAAAGAATTGTTTGATACTGCTTTCAAAACACTCGCGGAAGAAGTCCCAGGTTTAAACAAAGATATCATCTCTCATGGATATGATTTCGAATCCTGGATCAAAAACCCAGAATCAGCTCCGGACGAAAACTATCTCTGCAGCGCTACCGTTTCTATCGTCGGTATCTTCCTCACACAAACAGCAAATTACGTCTCTTTAGTTAACAAAGGTTTTGCCACTTCCGAATTGATCGCGAATGCAAGTGGAGCAACCGGACATAGCCAA
This genomic interval carries:
- a CDS encoding ABC transporter ATP-binding protein, translated to MIKVRNLSKFYGEKLAIDRLNFELKEGEIVGLLGLNGAGKTTTIRILTGYLMATDGLCELNGLNTFEHPLDVKRKIGYLPETPPLYPELTVIEYLTFAARIKQISEEDLSSELNRVLGLTDLNQVKEKVIETLSLGFRKRVGIAQAILGNPEIIIMDEPISGLDPKQIVEIRNLIHGLKEKHTILLSSHILPEVYKTCNRFLFLHKGRLVYQCDRQELEREMENLSGLEVTLSGKSRSETESYLNGIASKSGATLKFVGEDSVGSTFLINTSSERKFKEELYSGISSSGILPEFIRKQDVTLEQIFMNKV